In the genome of Leeuwenhoekiella sp. MAR_2009_132, one region contains:
- a CDS encoding electron transfer flavoprotein subunit beta/FixA family protein — MKILVCISHVPDTTSKINFTENDTKFDTNGVQFVINPNDEFGLTRAMWFKEKQNATVDIVNVGGAETEPTLRKALAIGADSAIRINTEALDGFQVAKELSVIAKEGNYDLIIAGRESIDYNGGMVPGMLASLIGASFINTCISLEVDGDSATAIREIDGGKETVTAKLPLVIGGQKGLVEESDLRIPNMRGIMMARKKPLDVKEPQGASTETKAVSFEKPAPKGAVKLISPDNLDELIDLLHNEAKAI, encoded by the coding sequence ATGAAAATATTAGTGTGCATCAGCCACGTACCTGATACGACTTCAAAAATCAACTTTACTGAAAACGACACAAAATTTGACACTAACGGTGTTCAGTTTGTAATAAATCCTAACGATGAGTTTGGTTTAACACGAGCGATGTGGTTTAAAGAAAAGCAAAATGCAACTGTAGATATTGTAAATGTAGGAGGTGCAGAAACTGAGCCTACATTACGTAAGGCGCTTGCAATAGGTGCAGATTCTGCTATACGTATTAACACCGAAGCTCTTGATGGTTTTCAGGTAGCAAAAGAATTGAGTGTAATTGCTAAAGAAGGTAATTACGATTTAATAATCGCCGGTCGTGAATCTATAGATTATAATGGTGGTATGGTTCCGGGAATGCTTGCGAGCTTAATTGGGGCAAGTTTTATTAATACATGTATAAGTCTTGAGGTTGATGGAGATTCTGCGACAGCAATACGTGAAATAGATGGTGGTAAAGAAACAGTTACTGCAAAGTTACCCTTAGTAATAGGTGGTCAAAAAGGACTTGTTGAAGAAAGTGATCTACGCATTCCTAATATGCGCGGTATTATGATGGCTCGTAAAAAACCATTAGATGTTAAAGAACCACAGGGCGCTTCAACTGAAACTAAAGCGGTTTCGTTTGAAAAACCAGCTCCTAAAGGTGCTGTAAAATTAATTTCTCCAGACAATTTAGATGAGCTTATAGATTTACTTCACAATGAAGCTAAAGCCATTTAA
- a CDS encoding bifunctional nuclease family protein, producing the protein MSLVRLNIKGISYSQTQNGAYALILSEVDGDRKLPIVIGAFEAQSIAIALEKEIMPPRPLTHDLFKNFADRFEINVKQVIIHKLVDGVFYSSIICERDTIEEIIDARTSDAISLALRFNAPIFTYKNILDKAGIFLKGSESDQEGYENDILVDQLVVEDESIESNDYKKMSLSDLNTALDEAVASEDYEAAAKIRDEISKRN; encoded by the coding sequence ATGAGTTTAGTGCGTTTGAATATTAAGGGAATATCGTATAGCCAGACACAGAATGGCGCATACGCTTTAATTCTAAGTGAAGTTGACGGTGACCGTAAACTACCCATAGTTATAGGTGCTTTTGAAGCACAATCAATTGCAATCGCACTTGAGAAAGAAATTATGCCGCCAAGGCCACTTACCCACGATTTATTTAAGAACTTCGCAGATCGTTTTGAAATAAATGTAAAGCAGGTAATTATACACAAATTAGTAGATGGTGTCTTCTATAGCAGTATTATCTGTGAGCGCGATACAATAGAAGAAATTATTGATGCCAGAACAAGCGATGCAATATCTTTAGCATTACGCTTTAACGCACCCATATTTACCTATAAAAATATACTTGATAAAGCAGGTATATTCCTCAAAGGTTCAGAATCAGATCAGGAAGGATATGAAAATGATATTCTGGTAGATCAACTTGTTGTAGAAGATGAATCTATAGAAAGTAATGATTACAAAAAAATGTCACTTAGTGATCTTAATACAGCTCTTGATGAAGCAGTAGCTTCAGAAGATTATGAAGCTGCAGCTAAAATACGTGACGAGATTTCTAAACGCAATTAA
- a CDS encoding DUF5686 family protein, which translates to MKRIIVLLILALIPVLTYSQTKAGGMVYDDAGNPIPFANVVFAGSTEGTITNEDGRFYLQSDATYTGLKVSFVGFQSKAVELPQKVNYDLKITLEEETESLSEVVIYTGKQPKKNNPAIDILRKIWENKRSNGLSQFKQYQFDKYEKVEFDLNTIDSALINSKIFNKMEFIFDQMDTSRITGKTYLPIFINERSSKVFGDNELGKEKEELEGNRNSGFSTNQTLIAFIQELYNDFNIYDNYLKFFDKSFVSPLSTTGIDTYNYVLADSTFIKDKWCYNIIYYPRRSNELTFKGDFWVNDTTWAIKEINLQVNKSANINWVKEIYIEQEYDVLNDSVFLITRDYFLSDFSLRKKEGSRGIYGKRTTLYDDYVFDKKLDEKIYEERVTKYDENVYTKTDEFWEEKRLEPLSKDEKGVYVMLDSLKKVPKFQRLYDAGAVLVSGYYEWDQANLDIGPVFSAFGFNDVEGLRLRLGARTYFDQNDPWRLEGFGAYGFKDDKFKFGISGKVLLDSKARLIVSGGYRQDVEQIAASLTTSTDVLGRNLASSSLVTVGNNDQLTSIKLANFAIEAEFLKNLIIRSDISYRTLKSASPTFNLDYYTDFSQTAVESEVKQTEFVVSAIFEPGKRTSGYGVERTTSNEWFPTLFLGYTKGVEGLFDSDFDYEKLQFSYRQPWRMGGLGTFSSTIEAGTTFGEVPLSLLSIIPGNQNLFSIYGTFPQLNYYEFVTDTYATLHLEHNFGGRIFGKIPFLKKLNLREIIGFRGAWGQISDENQRINASNIQYIAPDSKPYYEYSVGVGNILKILRIDFNFRGNYLDVPDARKFGVTGALEFSF; encoded by the coding sequence ATGAAGAGAATTATAGTCTTATTAATCTTAGCCCTTATTCCTGTATTGACATACAGTCAAACAAAAGCCGGAGGGATGGTTTATGACGATGCGGGTAACCCTATACCTTTTGCAAATGTGGTTTTTGCAGGTTCTACAGAAGGTACCATTACAAATGAAGACGGTAGATTTTACTTACAATCTGACGCAACATACACCGGTTTAAAAGTTTCTTTTGTAGGTTTTCAATCTAAAGCGGTTGAACTACCTCAAAAAGTTAACTATGATCTTAAAATAACGCTAGAAGAAGAGACAGAGAGTCTGAGCGAGGTGGTTATATATACCGGCAAACAACCTAAAAAAAACAATCCAGCTATAGATATTTTACGTAAAATTTGGGAAAACAAACGCTCTAATGGTTTAAGTCAATTTAAGCAATACCAGTTTGATAAATATGAGAAGGTAGAATTTGACTTAAATACCATTGATAGTGCTTTAATAAACAGTAAAATCTTTAATAAGATGGAGTTTATTTTTGACCAGATGGACACTTCAAGAATAACCGGAAAAACATATTTACCTATTTTCATTAATGAGCGCAGTAGTAAAGTTTTTGGTGATAACGAGTTGGGTAAAGAAAAAGAGGAGTTAGAAGGTAATCGTAACAGTGGTTTTAGTACAAATCAAACCTTAATTGCATTTATTCAGGAGCTTTATAATGACTTTAATATATATGATAATTATTTAAAATTCTTCGATAAGAGTTTTGTAAGCCCCTTATCAACTACCGGTATTGACACCTATAATTATGTACTTGCAGACAGTACATTTATTAAAGATAAATGGTGTTATAACATTATTTATTATCCAAGACGTTCTAACGAGCTTACTTTTAAGGGTGATTTTTGGGTGAATGATACCACCTGGGCTATTAAAGAAATCAACCTTCAGGTTAATAAAAGTGCCAATATTAATTGGGTTAAGGAGATTTATATAGAGCAGGAGTATGATGTACTTAATGACTCGGTATTCTTAATTACACGTGATTATTTTCTTTCAGATTTTTCACTTCGGAAAAAAGAAGGGAGCCGTGGCATCTATGGAAAACGCACAACACTTTATGATGATTATGTTTTTGATAAGAAATTAGATGAGAAAATTTATGAAGAGCGCGTTACTAAATACGATGAAAATGTATATACAAAAACTGATGAATTTTGGGAAGAAAAGCGTCTAGAGCCTTTAAGTAAAGATGAGAAAGGAGTGTATGTAATGTTAGACTCCCTAAAAAAAGTGCCTAAATTTCAGCGATTGTATGATGCCGGTGCTGTTTTAGTAAGTGGTTATTATGAGTGGGATCAAGCAAATCTAGATATTGGTCCGGTGTTTTCGGCATTTGGTTTTAATGATGTAGAAGGATTACGACTGCGTTTAGGAGCACGTACTTATTTTGACCAGAATGATCCCTGGCGTTTAGAAGGTTTTGGGGCCTATGGCTTTAAAGATGATAAGTTTAAATTCGGGATATCGGGTAAGGTTTTATTAGACAGTAAAGCACGATTAATTGTTTCTGGAGGGTATAGACAGGATGTAGAGCAAATTGCAGCAAGTCTTACAACTTCTACAGATGTGTTAGGTAGAAATTTGGCCTCATCTTCATTAGTAACTGTAGGTAACAATGATCAATTAACCAGCATTAAACTGGCGAATTTTGCAATTGAAGCAGAGTTTTTAAAGAATTTAATTATTAGGTCTGACATCTCTTATAGAACTTTAAAATCTGCATCGCCCACTTTTAATCTGGATTATTATACAGATTTCTCGCAAACGGCTGTAGAGTCTGAAGTTAAACAAACCGAATTTGTGGTTAGTGCCATATTTGAACCCGGAAAACGTACTTCGGGGTATGGAGTAGAGCGCACAACAAGTAATGAATGGTTTCCTACCCTATTTTTAGGATACACTAAAGGTGTAGAAGGTCTTTTTGATAGTGATTTTGATTATGAAAAGCTTCAGTTTTCTTACAGACAACCCTGGCGTATGGGTGGTTTAGGTACTTTTAGCTCTACCATTGAAGCAGGGACTACTTTTGGCGAGGTGCCATTAAGCTTACTTAGTATTATTCCCGGTAACCAGAATTTGTTTTCGATATACGGTACTTTTCCGCAGTTAAATTATTATGAGTTTGTTACAGATACGTATGCAACATTGCACCTTGAGCATAATTTTGGAGGACGTATTTTTGGTAAAATACCCTTCCTTAAAAAATTAAATCTTCGGGAAATTATAGGTTTTAGAGGTGCTTGGGGGCAAATTTCAGATGAAAATCAACGTATAAATGCATCCAATATTCAATATATAGCGCCAGACAGCAAGCCGTATTACGAATACAGCGTTGGAGTAGGTAATATTTTAAAAATTCTGCGTATAGATTTTAACTTTAGAGGAAATTATCTTGATGTTCCTGATGCCCGAAAATTTGGCGTTACCGGGGCATTAGAGTTCTCATTCTAG
- a CDS encoding pyruvate dehydrogenase complex E1 component subunit beta, with protein sequence MKTIQFREAICEAMSEEMRRDDTIYLMGEEVAEYNGAYKASKGMLDEFGPERVIDTPISELGFAGIAIGSAMNGNRPIVEYMTFNFSLVGIDQIINNAAKIRQMSGGQFNCPIVFRGPTASAGQLGATHSQAFESWFANTPGLKVIVPSNPADAKGLLKAAIRDDDPVIFMESEQMYGDKGEVPEGDYLIPIGVADIKRAGTDVTIVSFGKIIKEAYTAADELEKEGISCEIIDLRTVRPLDINTVLESVKKTNRLVILEEAWPFGNVSTEITYQVQEQAFDYLDAPIVKINTADTPAPYSPGLLKEWIPNSNDVVKAVKKVLYR encoded by the coding sequence ATGAAAACAATACAATTTAGGGAAGCCATTTGTGAGGCTATGAGTGAAGAAATGCGTCGGGACGACACGATTTACCTTATGGGTGAAGAAGTAGCAGAATACAATGGGGCTTATAAAGCTTCAAAAGGTATGCTAGACGAGTTTGGTCCAGAGCGTGTTATTGACACTCCAATTTCTGAGCTTGGTTTTGCCGGGATTGCCATAGGTAGTGCGATGAACGGGAATCGTCCTATAGTAGAATATATGACGTTTAACTTCTCATTAGTAGGTATTGACCAGATTATTAATAACGCAGCAAAAATACGCCAGATGTCTGGTGGTCAATTTAACTGCCCTATCGTTTTTAGAGGTCCTACGGCTTCAGCGGGTCAATTAGGAGCAACACACTCACAAGCATTTGAAAGTTGGTTTGCAAATACTCCCGGTTTAAAAGTAATTGTACCCTCTAACCCTGCAGATGCAAAAGGTCTCCTAAAAGCTGCTATACGTGATGACGATCCGGTTATTTTTATGGAAAGTGAGCAGATGTATGGTGATAAGGGTGAAGTGCCAGAAGGAGATTACTTAATCCCAATTGGGGTAGCCGATATTAAGAGAGCAGGTACAGATGTTACCATTGTTTCTTTTGGTAAAATTATTAAAGAAGCTTATACCGCTGCAGACGAATTAGAAAAAGAAGGTATTTCTTGTGAGATTATAGATTTACGTACGGTAAGACCATTAGACATAAACACAGTTCTTGAATCTGTGAAAAAAACAAACAGATTAGTGATTCTTGAAGAAGCCTGGCCTTTTGGAAACGTTTCTACAGAAATTACTTATCAAGTACAAGAGCAGGCATTTGATTATTTAGATGCTCCTATTGTAAAAATAAATACTGCAGATACTCCTGCACCTTACTCTCCCGGACTTTTAAAGGAATGGATTCCTAACAGCAATGATGTTGTTAAAGCTGTTAAAAAAGTACTGTACAGGTAA
- a CDS encoding electron transfer flavoprotein subunit alpha/FixB family protein: MSVLVYTESEEGKFKKTSYEVVSYARGIADMMNTTVTALAINAENTSELGLYGADKVLHIKNDKLNSFTANAYASAITQAVSQEGAKVIVVSSSANAKYLAPILAIDLNAGYASNVVALPESQSPFTVKRTAFTNKAFNHTEITTEIKIVGLSKNSYGLKESQKEAAEESFDPQLDDSQFNVEVKSVDKAKDKVTIADAEVVVSGGRGLKGPENWGMIEEMADILGAATACSKPVSDMGWRPHGEHVGQTGKPVASNLYIAIGISGAIQHLAGINSSKVKVVINSDPEAPFFKAADYGIVGDAFDIVPRLNEKLKEFKANNS; this comes from the coding sequence ATGTCAGTTTTAGTATATACAGAATCAGAAGAAGGAAAATTTAAGAAAACCTCTTACGAGGTTGTAAGTTATGCAAGAGGCATAGCAGATATGATGAATACAACGGTGACTGCGCTGGCTATCAATGCAGAGAATACCTCTGAGCTAGGACTTTATGGTGCTGATAAAGTCTTACATATAAAGAATGATAAATTAAATTCATTTACTGCCAATGCATATGCAAGTGCAATAACTCAGGCAGTATCTCAAGAAGGTGCAAAAGTTATTGTTGTTAGCAGCAGTGCAAATGCTAAATATCTTGCGCCAATTCTTGCGATAGATCTTAATGCCGGGTATGCCTCTAATGTGGTTGCATTACCAGAGAGCCAATCACCTTTTACAGTAAAGCGCACCGCTTTTACAAATAAAGCTTTTAACCATACCGAAATCACTACCGAAATTAAAATCGTAGGTCTTTCAAAAAATAGCTACGGTTTAAAAGAGTCTCAAAAAGAAGCTGCAGAAGAATCTTTTGATCCACAACTTGACGATTCTCAATTTAATGTTGAAGTAAAGTCTGTAGATAAGGCAAAAGACAAAGTAACTATTGCAGACGCAGAAGTTGTTGTAAGTGGTGGTCGCGGATTGAAAGGACCAGAAAACTGGGGAATGATTGAAGAAATGGCAGATATTTTAGGTGCTGCAACTGCATGCTCTAAACCAGTATCTGATATGGGTTGGAGGCCACACGGTGAGCACGTAGGGCAAACCGGTAAACCTGTAGCCTCTAATTTATATATTGCCATTGGTATTTCTGGAGCGATACAACACCTTGCAGGAATTAATTCTTCTAAGGTAAAAGTTGTTATCAATTCTGACCCGGAAGCTCCATTTTTTAAGGCCGCAGACTATGGGATTGTAGGTGATGCGTTTGACATTGTACCACGTCTTAATGAAAAATTAAAAGAGTTTAAAGCTAATAACTCTTAA